A DNA window from Drosophila sechellia strain sech25 chromosome X, ASM438219v1, whole genome shotgun sequence contains the following coding sequences:
- the LOC6616092 gene encoding D-2-hydroxyglutarate dehydrogenase, mitochondrial, with translation MRFQQLLHVRRLASAGATTLMRRPITTTTITTTSRTALAATYPAFATTVRTMAGSGAPIPELTEITDNVQRGNYATLTDKDVAHFEQLLGKNFVLTEDLEGYNICFLKRIRGNSKLVLKPGSTAEVAAIMKYCNERRLAVVPQGGNTGLVGGSVPICDEIVLSLARLNKVLSVDEVTGIAVVEAGCILENFDQRAREVGLTVPLDLGAKASCHIGGNVSTNAGGVRVVRYGNLHGSVLGVEAVLATGQVLDLMSNFKKDNTGYHMKHLFIGSEGTLGVVTKLSMLCPHSSRAVNVAFIGLNSFDDVLKTFVSAKRNLGEILSSCELIDERALNTALEQFKFLNSPISGFPFYMLIETSGSKGDHDEEKINQFIGDGMERGEIQDGTVTGDPGKVQEIWKIREMVPLGLIEKSFCFKYDISLPLRDFYNIVDVMRERCGPLATVVCGYGHLGDSNLHLNVSCEQFNDEIYKRVEPFVYEYTSKLKGSISAEHGIGFLKKDYLHYSKDPVAIGYMREMKKLLDPNSILNPYKVLN, from the exons ATGAGATTCCAGCAGCTCCTGCATGTGCGCAGATTGGCCAGCGCCGGGGCCACCACCTTGATGAGGCGGCctatcaccaccaccaccatcaccaccaccagtCGCACCGCCCTGGCAGCCACCTACCCCGCTTTCGCAACCACTGTGCGCACAATGGCGGGCAGCGGGGCTCCGATCCCGGAGCTAACCGAG ATCACTGACAACGTGCAGCGCGGCAACTACGCCACTCTGACCGACAAGGATGTGGCGCACTTCGAACAGCTCCTGGGCAAGAACTTCGTGCTCACTGAGGACCTGGAGGGATACAACATCTGCTTCCTTAAAAGAATTCGAG GCAACAGCAAGTTGGTGCTCAAGCCCGGAAGCACGGCGGAGGTGGCCGCCATCATGAAGTACTGCAACGAGCGCCGTTTGGCGGTGGTGCCGCAGGGCGGGAACACGGGTCTAGTGGGCGGATCCGTGCCGATCTGCGACGAGATTGTGCTGTCGCTAGCGCGCCTCAACAAGGTGCTATCCGTGGACGAGGTCACCGGCATTGCTGTCGTGGAGGCGGGCTGCATCCTGGAGAACTTCGATCAGAGGGCCAGAGAGGTGGGCTTGACGGTGCCACTGGACCTGGGCGCCAAGGCCAGCTGCCACATCGGCGGCAATGTGTCCACCAACGCGGGCGGAGTGCGCGTGGTGCGTTACGGCAATCTGCACGGCTCTGTTTTGGGCGTGGAGGCGGTGCTGGCCACCGGTCAGGTGCTGGACCTTATGTCCAACTTCAAGAAGGACAACACGGGCTACCACATGAAGCACTTGTTCATAGGATCCGAGGGCACTCTGGGCGTGGTCACGAAGCTCTCGATGCTCTGCCCCCATTCCTCGCGAGCGGTAAACGTGGCCTTTATCGGCCTGAACTCCTTTGACGATGTACTGAAGACTTTCGTCAGTGCCAAGCGGAATCTGGGCGAGATCCTCAGCTCCTGCGAGCTGATTGACGAACGGGCCTTGAACACCGCCCTAGAGCAGTTCAAGTTCCTGAA CTCCCCCATTTCGGGCTTTCCCTTCTACATGCTGATCGAGACCTCGGGCAGCAAAGGTGACCACGACGAGGAGAAGATCAACCAGTTCATTGGAGACGGCATGGAGCGTGGCGAGATCCAGGATGGCACCGTAACCGGTGATCCCGGCAAGGTGCAGGAGATTTGGAAGATTCGCGAAATGGTGCCGCTGGGTCTGATCGAGAAGAGCTTCTGCTTCAAGTACGACATCTCGCTGCCTCTGCGGGACTTCTACAACATTGTGGACGTGATGCGGGAGAGGTGCGGTCCCCTGGCTACAGTGGTCTGCGGATACGGCCACTTGGGGGACTCCAATCTGCACCTGAACGTGTCCTGCGAGCAGTTCAACGACGAGATCTACAAGCGGGTCGAACCCTTCGTTTACGAGTACACCTCCAAGCTGAAGGGCAGCATTAGTGCGGAGCACGGCATTGGCTTCCTGAAGAAGGACTACCTGCACTACTCCAAGGACCCGGTGGCTATTGGCTACATGCGCGAGATGAAGAAGCTGCTGGACCCCAACAGCATCCTCAATCCCTACAAGGTGCTCAACTGA
- the LOC6616091 gene encoding polyhomeotic-proximal chromatin protein, with translation MDRRALKFMQKRADTESDTTTPVSTTASQGIPASAILAGSTLPLKDNSNIREKPLHHNYNHNNNNSSQHTHSHQQQQQQQVGGKQLERPLKCLETLAQKAGITFDEKYDVASPPHPGIAQQQATSGTGPATGSGSVTPTSHRHGTPPTGRRQTHTPSTPNRPSAPSTPNTNCNSIARHTSLTLEKAQNPGQQVAASTTVPLQISPEQLQQFYASNPYAIQVKQEFPTHTTSGSGTELKHATNIMEVQQQLQLQQQLSEASGGGAASAGAGGAASPANSQQSQQQQHSTAISTMSPMQLAAATGGVGGDWTQGRTVQLMQPSTSFLYPQMIVSGNLLHPGGLGQQPIQVITAGKPFQGNGPQMLTTTTQNAKQMIGGQAGFAGGNYATCIPTNHNQSPQTVLFSPMNVISPQQQQNLLQSMAAAAQQQQLTQQQQQFNQQQQQQLTQQQQQLTAALAKVGVDAQGKLAQKVVQKVTTTSKPGGVVRGQPRVSTTAPSCSGTASAARTANTQTQPNGRIHKQQTRRNNNQAVGGQASATASREQQQQVAQAQAQHQQALANATQQILQVAPNQFITSHQQQQQQQLHNQLIQQQLQQQAQAQVQAQVQAQAQQQQQQREQQQNIIQQIVVQQSAGATSQQQQQQQHQQSGQLQLSSVPFSVSSSTTPAGIATSSALQAALSASGAIFQTAKPGTCSSSSPTSSVVTITNQSSTPLVTSSTVTNLQQAQSQSAQVHQHQQLISATIAGGTQQQPQGPPLLTPTTNPILAMTSMMNATVGHLSTAPPVTVSVTSTAVTSSPGQLVLLSTASSGGGGSIPATPTKETPSKGPTATLVPIGSPKTPVSAKDTCTTPKSSTPATVSASVEASSSTSEALSNGDASDRSSTPSKGATTPTSKQSNAVQPPSSTTPSSVSGKEEPKLATSGSLTSATSTSTTTTITNGIGVARTTASTTAVSTASTTTTSSGTFTTSCTSTTTTTTSGISNGSKDLPKAMIKPNVLTHVIDGFIIQEANEPFPVTRQRYADKDVSDEPPKKKATMQEDIKLSGIASAPGSDMVACEQCGKMEHKAKLKRKRYCSPGCSRQAKNGIGGVGSGETNGLETGGIVGVDAMALVDRLDEAMAEEKMQTEATPKLSESFPILGASTEVPPMSLPVQAAISASSPLAMPLGSPLSVALPTLAPLSVVTSGATPKSSEVNGTDRPPISSWSVDDVSNFIRELPGCQDYVDDFIQQEIDGQALLLLKEKHLVNAMGMKLGPALKIVAKVESIKEVPPPGEAKDPGAQ, from the exons atgGATCGTCGTGCATTGAAGTTTATGCAAAAAag AGCGGACACAGAAAGCGATACGACCACACCCGTGAGCACCACAGCATCCCAGGGGATTCCAGCATCAGCGATTCTAGCAGGAAGCACTCTTCCCCTGAAGGACAACTCGAACATACGCGAGAAGCCGCTCCACCATAACTACAaccacaataacaacaacagctcccagcacacacactcgcaccagcagcagcaacaacagcaggtGGGCGGCAAGCAGCTCGAGCGGCCACTGAAGTGCCTGGAAACGCTCGCCCAGAAGGCGGGAATCACCTTCGACGAGAAATACGATGTGGCCAGCCCCCCGCATCCCGGCATTGCCCAGCAGCAGGCGACTTCAGGAACAGGCCCAGCAACGGGATCAGGCTCAGTCACCCCCACAAGCCATCGGCACGGAACTCCGCCCACGGGCCGCAGGCAAACCCACACCCCAAGCACTCCGAACAGGCCCAGTGCTCCCAGCACACCCAACACTAACTGCAACTCAATTGCCCGCCACACCAGCCTCACGCTGGAGAAGGCGCAGAATCCCGGCCAGCAGGTGGCCGCCAGCACCACGGTTCCACTGCAGATATCCCctgagcagctgcagcagttcTATGCGAGCAATCCCTACGCCATTCAGGTGAAGCAAGAGTTTCCCACGCACACGACCAGTGGCAGTGGAACTGAGctaaagcatgcaaccaacaTTATGGAAGttcagcagcagttgcagttgcagcagcagctttcGGAAGCCAGCGGTGGAGGAGCAGCCTCGGCCGGAGCCGGAGGAGCAGCTAGTCCGGCCAACTCGCAGCAaagccagcaacagcagcactcCACAGCCATCAGCACCATGTCGCCGATGCAACTTGCAGCGGCCACTGGAGGAGTTGGCGGGGATTGGACGCAGGGAAGGACGGTGCAGCTGATGCAACCCTCCACCAGTTTCCTGTATCCCCAAATGATTGTGTCCGGCAATCTGTTGCATCCAGGAGGCCTCGGTCAGCAGCCGATCCAGGTGATCACCGCCGGCAAGCCGTTCCAGGGCAACGGCCCCCAGATGCTTACCACCACTACTCAAAATGCCAAGCAAATGATCGGTGGTCAAGCGGGATTCGCTGGCGGAAATTACGCCACCTGCATTCCCACGAATCACAACCAATCGCCCCAAACGGTGCTCTTCTCACCGATGAACGTCATTtcgccacagcagcagcagaacctGCTGCAATCAATGGCCGCCGCAgctcagcaacagcaactcacccaacagcagcaacagtttaaccagcagcaacaacaacagcttactcagcagcaacagcagttgaCAGCTGCTCTGGCCAAGGTGGGAGTGGATGCGCAGGGCAAGCTGGCCCAGAAAGTGGTTCAGAAGGTGACTACCACCAGTAAGCCCGGCGGG GTCGTGAGGGGTCAGCCGAGGGTGAGCACAACGGCACCGTCATGCAGTGGCACTGCCAGCGCAGCGCGCACAGCCAACACGCAGACCCAGCCAAATGGCAGAATCCACAAACAGCAAACGAGGCGCAACAACAATCAGGCAGTCGGCGGCCAGGCTTCAGCAACAGCCAGCAgagagcaacagcagcaagttGCCCAAGCCCAGGCGCAGCATCAACAGGCTCTCGCGAATGCCACTCAGCAAATCCTTCAGGTGGCGCCAAACCAATTCATCACGtcccaccagcaacagcagcagcagcaacttcacAACCAACTGATACAGCAGCAGCTACAGCAACAGGCGCAGGCACAAGTTCAAGCCCAAGTGCAGGCTCAagcgcaacagcaacaacagcagcgagagcagcagcagaacatTATCCAGCAGATTGTTGTGCAACAGTCGGCTGGAGCGACTtctcaacagcagcagcagcaacagcaccaacAATCCGGGCAACTGCAGCTAAGCAGCGTGCCCTTCTCAGTTTCTTCGTCAACGACGCCAGCCGGAATAGCAACGTCTAGTGCTCTGCAGGCAGCCCTCTCCGCCTCTGGCGCCATCTTTCAGACAGCTAAGCCGGGTACTTGCAGTTCCTCCTCTCCCACAAGCAGTGTGGTCACAATTACTAACCAGAGCAGCACTCCTTTGGTCACCAGCAGTACTGTAACTAATCTGCAGCAGGCTCAGTCGCAATCTGCTCAGGTCCACCAACATCAGCAGCTAATCAGCGCCACAATTGCTGGAGGGACTCAACAACAGCCACAGGGACCGCCATTACTTACACCCACCACAAATCCAATTTTGGCCATGACCTCGATGATGAACGCTACAGTGGGTCACCTTTCTACTGCTCCGCCTGTAACTGTTTCTGTTACCAGCACCGCTGTCACTTCGTCGCCGGGTCAGCTGGTCCTTTTAAGCACGGCTAGTAGCGGTGGAGGAGGTAGCatacctgccacgcccaccaagGAGACACCTTCGAAAGGTCCCACCGCAACCCTGGTGCCCATTGGTTCGCCCAAGACTCCTGTATCAGCAAAGGACACCTGCACCACTCCCAAATCATCCACTCCTGCCACTGTCAGCGCATCCGTAGAGGCCAGTAGTTCCACAAGCGAAGCCCTGTCCAATGGAGATGCCTCAGATAGGTCTTCCACGCCGTCAAAGGGCGCTACCACTCCCACCAGTAAGCAAAGCAATGCAGTGCAGCCACCGAGTAGCACCACACCCAGCAGTGTCAGTGGGAAAGAAGAGCCGAAGCTGGCAACCTCCGGCAGTTTAACGTCCGCAACATCAACTTCAACCACGACGACGATCACCAACGGGATTGGAGTAGCCAGAACGACAGCCAGCACCACGGCTGTCTCAACCGCTAGCACAACCACTACCAGTTCTGGCACCTTTACCACAAGTTGCaccagcacaacaacaaccaccacGTCGGGCATCAGTAATGGATCGAAGGATCTCCCCAAGGCGATGATTAAACCGAACGTCTTAACTCACGTCATCGATGGCTTCATCATCCAGGAGGCTAACGAGCCATTTCCCGTCACTAGACAGCGATATGCAGACAAAGACGTCAGCGATGAGCCGCCAA AGAAAAAGGCAACCATGCAGGAGGACATCAAGCTAAGTGGAATAGCATCAGCTCCAGGCTCGGACATGGTTGCTTGCGAGCAGTGTGGAAAGATGGAGCACAAAGCAAAGCTGAAACGGAAGCGCTACTGTTCGCCAGGATGCTCGAGGCAGGCAAAGAACGGCATCGGTGGAGTTGGATCAGGAGAGACCAACGGCCTGGAGACAGGCGGTATAGTTGGGGTGGATGCCATGGCATTGGTGGACAGACTGGATGAAGCCATGGCTGAGGAAAAGATGCAGACGGAGGCCACCCCAAAGCTTTCAGAATCATTTCCTATTTTGGGAGCCTCAACAGAAGTACCTCCAATGTCACTGCCAGTCCAAGCGGCGATTTCGGCTTCCTCGCCTCTTGCAATGCCCCTAGGATCGCCATTGTCAGTTGCACTTCCAACTCTTGCACCACTTTCTGTAGTCACTTCTGGCGCGACGCCCAAGTCTTCGGAAGTAAATGGAACGGATCGTCCGCCAATCAGCAGCTGGAGTGTGGATGATGTCAGCAACTTCATTCGAGAACTGCCTGGTTGTCAGGACTACGTGGACGACTTTATACAGCAGGAGATCGACGGCCAAGCGCTTCTGCTGCTCAAGGAGAAGCATTTGGTGAACGCTATGGGCATGAAGCTGGGTCCAGCTCTTAAAATTGTGGCCAAGGTGGAGTCCATTAAGGAGGTCCCGCCACCTGGCGAGGCCAAGGATCCAGGAGCGCAGTAG